Part of the Gemmatimonadales bacterium genome, GTGTCCCGCCTGCGGCGCCGGCTATCGCGAGGAGGGAGGCCTGCTGCGCCAGATTGACCCGCCCGGCGCGTGAGGCTAAGTTACGCGGCTATCGAGGGTTCCGCTTTCTGCTGCGCCCGGCTCGCCGGCTTCGGCCGCGGCACGGGCGCTTTCCACATGGATCGCGCTGGGTCTGCCCGGCGCGGCGTCAACCTGGACTGAAACGTGAACGTACCCCTGCTCGACTTGGTGGCTCAGTACCGCACCATCAAGGACGAAGTGGTCCCGGCGGTCATGGCGGTGATCGAGCGGCAAGGCTTCATCATGGGTCCCGAGGTGGGGCAGCTGGAGGCCGCGGTGGCCCAGCTCTCCCATGTGCGCCACGCCATCGGGTGTGCCAGCGGCACCGACGCCCTCCTGCTGCCGCTCAAGGCGCTGGACCTGGCGCCCGGTGACGAGATTATCACCACTCCGTTCACCTTCTTCGCTACCGCCGGCGCCATCCACAATGCCGGTGGAACGCCGGTCTTCGTCGACATCGACTCGGCCACATTCAATCTGTCGCCCCGCGCGGTTGAGGCGGCGATCACCCCACGCACCCGGGGGATCGTCGTGGTGCACCTCTTCGGCCAGATGGCGGCACTGGAGGAGATCCTTCCCCTGACGGAGCGCCACGGCCTGGCCGTGATCGAGGATGCGGCCCAGTCGATCGGGGCCCGTCGGCGGGTCGAGGGCACCTGGCGCATGGCCGGCGAGCTCGCCACCGTCGGCACCTTCTCCTTTTTCCCCAGCAAGAATCTGGGCGCCTACGGCGACGGCGGCATGATGGTGACCCAGGACGAAGCCATGGCTACCCGGCTCCGCCGGCTGCGGCTCCACGGTGGCGCTCGACAGTATTACCACGACGAGGTGGGGTTCAACAGTCGGCTCGACACCTTGCAGGCGGCCGTGCTGCTGGCCAAGCTGCCGCACCTGGCCGACTGGAGCGCGGCGCGAGCCCGGCATGCGGCCCGGTACACCGAGGCGTTCAGCGGCCATCCCGACGTGTGCCCGCCGCGGACCGACCCGGCCAACGAGCACATCTTCAATCAGTACACCTTGCGAGTACCCCGCCGGGACGAGCTGCTGGCGCATCTCAAGGCCCGCGGCATCGGGCATTCGGTCTACTATCCGCTGGCGCTGCACCTGCAACCCTGCTTCGCTTCTCTGGGATACCAGCGCGGCAGCATCCCGGTGGCCGAAGCCGCCACCGCCGAAGTGGTCTCGCTTCCGGTATTTCCCGAGCTGACTCCGTCACAGCAGGAGGCGGTGATCGAGGCCGTGCTGGAGTTCTACGCGTGAGGATCGGATGAGCGTCGCGCAGGAGTTGATCGAAAAGGCCGAGCGCCGGGATGTCCTGTTCGGCATCGTCGGTCTGGGCTACGTCGGGCTGCCGCTCGCCATGGAGCTGGCCCATGCGGGCTACCGGGTGCTCGGCTTCGACGTGCAGCAGCGGGTGGTGGACGGACTCAACGGCTGCCACTCGCACGTGAAGGATGTGAGCGACGCCCAGCTCCGGGCCGCGGTGAGCGCAGGCCGCTTCAGCGCCACGTGCGACATGTCTCGGATGGGCGAGGCGGACGCGGTCTCGATCTGCGTGCCGACGCCGCTCTCCAAGTTCAAGGACCCGGACGTCAGTTACATCGTCGCCGCCACCGAAGCGGTCAAGCGATCACTCCGCCGGGGGCAGGCGATCATCTTGGAGAGCACGACCTATCCCGGCACGACCCGGGAGATCCTGCTCCCCGCGCTGGAGAGCACCGGGCTTAACGTGGGCGAGGATTTCTTCCTGGCGTTCAGCCCCGAGCGGGTCGACCCGGGCAACCCGGTGTACCTCACCCGCAACACGCCCAAGGTCGTCGGCGGGATCACCGAGGCGTGCCGCCGGGTGGCCGTGGCCCTCTACCAGCCGGCCATCGACGTGCTGGTCCCGGTCTCGACCACCGAGGCGGCCGAGCTGGTGAAGCTGCTGGAGAACACCTTCCGGAGCGTCAATATCGGGCTGGTGAACGAGATGGCCATCGTCTGCGACAAGCTCGGCGTGGATGTCTGGGAGGTGATCGAGGCGGCGGCCACCAAGCCGTTCGGCTTCATGAAATTCCTGCCCGGCCCGGGGCTCGGGGGCCACTGCATTCCGATCGATCCCCATTACCTCGCCTGGAAGATGCGGGGCCTCAACTACAAGACCCGGTTCATCGATCTCGCGGGCGAGCTCAACACCGAGATGCCGCTCTTCTGGGTGCGGAAAGTGGCGGAGACCCTGAACGAGCAGGGCAAGGCGGTGCGGGGGGCGAATGTCCTGGTGCTCGGCGTCGCCTACAAGCCGGACATCGACGACATCCGGGAGAGCCCCGCCCTGGACATCATCCGGCTGCTGGAGGGCCAGGGCGCGCGGGTCTCCTACGCCGACCCCCACGTGCCGGTGTTCTCGGAGGACGGTCATGAGTTCCGCGCCGTTCCCCTGACGCCGGAAACGGTAGCGGCGGCGGATTGCGTGATGGTCGTGACCAACCATTCGGCGGTGGATTACCGGATGATCAAGCGCAACGCGAAGCTGGTGGTGGACACCCGTAACGCTCTACCCAAAGGGGCCTGACATGCATGTGGCGGTGATCGGCAGCGGGTACGTGGGCCTGGTTGCGGGCGCCTGTCTGGCGGAGACCGGGAACGACGTGGTGTGCGTGGACAAGGACGCGGAGAAGATCGCGCGCCTGCAGCGCAACGAGATCCCCATCTACGAGCCTGGGCTGGAGCCAATGGTCCAGCGCAACCAGGCGGAGGGGCGCCTCACCTTCACCACCGACCTCGGCGCGGCGGTGAAGCCGGCGCGGGTGATCTTCATCGCCGTCGGCACCCCCCCGGGCGACGACGGCTCGGCCGACCTCCAGCATGTGCTCGGCGTAGCGCGGGAGATCGGCTGCAACATGAACGGACCCAAGGTCATCGTGACCAAGTCCACCGTGCCGGTCGGAACGGCGGAGAAGGTGCGCGCGGCGGTGCGCTCGGAGACCTCGCTGCCGTTCGCCGTCTGCTCCAACCCCGAGTTCCTCAAGGAAGGCGCCGCGATCGACGACTTCATGAAGCCTGACCGGGTGGTCATCGGAGTGGACGACGATGAGGCCAGGGAGCTCATGGCCGAGCTCTACGCGCCGTTCACCCGGCAGGGCGGGAATCGGGTCTTCTTCATGGACATCGCCTCGGCCGAGGTGACCAAGTACGCCGCCAATGCCATGCTGGCCACCCGGATCTCCTTCATGAACCAGATGGCCCGCTTCTGCGAGCTGGTGGGGGCCGACGTGCACAACGTGCGCCTGGGCATCGGATCGGACCAGCGGATCGGCCGGGCCTTTCTCTACCCCGGCCCGGGTTACGGCGGGTCCTGCTTTCCCAAGGACGTGAAGGCGATCATCCATACCGCCGACTCGATGGGCCTCTCCCTCGACGTGCTCAAGGCGGTCGAGGAGGTCAACGAGCAGCAGAAGCTGGTGGTATTGGAGAAGACGCTCAAGTACCTCGGCCGGGACCTCACCGGCAAGGTGCTCGGCGTCTGGGGACTGGCGTTCAAGGCCGAGACCGATGACATGCGGGAGAGCCCCACCATCCCGCTTATCGAAGGACTGCTCAAAGCCGGAGC contains:
- a CDS encoding DegT/DnrJ/EryC1/StrS family aminotransferase — encoded protein: MNVPLLDLVAQYRTIKDEVVPAVMAVIERQGFIMGPEVGQLEAAVAQLSHVRHAIGCASGTDALLLPLKALDLAPGDEIITTPFTFFATAGAIHNAGGTPVFVDIDSATFNLSPRAVEAAITPRTRGIVVVHLFGQMAALEEILPLTERHGLAVIEDAAQSIGARRRVEGTWRMAGELATVGTFSFFPSKNLGAYGDGGMMVTQDEAMATRLRRLRLHGGARQYYHDEVGFNSRLDTLQAAVLLAKLPHLADWSAARARHAARYTEAFSGHPDVCPPRTDPANEHIFNQYTLRVPRRDELLAHLKARGIGHSVYYPLALHLQPCFASLGYQRGSIPVAEAATAEVVSLPVFPELTPSQQEAVIEAVLEFYA
- a CDS encoding nucleotide sugar dehydrogenase; the protein is MSVAQELIEKAERRDVLFGIVGLGYVGLPLAMELAHAGYRVLGFDVQQRVVDGLNGCHSHVKDVSDAQLRAAVSAGRFSATCDMSRMGEADAVSICVPTPLSKFKDPDVSYIVAATEAVKRSLRRGQAIILESTTYPGTTREILLPALESTGLNVGEDFFLAFSPERVDPGNPVYLTRNTPKVVGGITEACRRVAVALYQPAIDVLVPVSTTEAAELVKLLENTFRSVNIGLVNEMAIVCDKLGVDVWEVIEAAATKPFGFMKFLPGPGLGGHCIPIDPHYLAWKMRGLNYKTRFIDLAGELNTEMPLFWVRKVAETLNEQGKAVRGANVLVLGVAYKPDIDDIRESPALDIIRLLEGQGARVSYADPHVPVFSEDGHEFRAVPLTPETVAAADCVMVVTNHSAVDYRMIKRNAKLVVDTRNALPKGA
- a CDS encoding UDP-glucose/GDP-mannose dehydrogenase family protein, giving the protein MHVAVIGSGYVGLVAGACLAETGNDVVCVDKDAEKIARLQRNEIPIYEPGLEPMVQRNQAEGRLTFTTDLGAAVKPARVIFIAVGTPPGDDGSADLQHVLGVAREIGCNMNGPKVIVTKSTVPVGTAEKVRAAVRSETSLPFAVCSNPEFLKEGAAIDDFMKPDRVVIGVDDDEARELMAELYAPFTRQGGNRVFFMDIASAEVTKYAANAMLATRISFMNQMARFCELVGADVHNVRLGIGSDQRIGRAFLYPGPGYGGSCFPKDVKAIIHTADSMGLSLDVLKAVEEVNEQQKLVVLEKTLKYLGRDLTGKVLGVWGLAFKAETDDMRESPTIPLIEGLLKAGARVQAHDPKATDSARTIFGDRLMYAADPYSAAHGADALLVMTEWLVYRNPDFDRVRKLLRRPLLIDGRNLYEPERMTALGFEYHGIGRGGR